The nucleotide sequence TCCTTATCGGTGGCCAGCTTGTGTACCAGTCTtataaacttttgttattaaaaaaaaaaaaatttaaatgtatgTCCTATGATCCTATCACTCCATGTGGCGTCTTCTATGCTTcgttaataacttaataaaaaacCCTTAAGAGctattttcatatgtatataaataatgtGAGAACTAGCCGTTggaatttgataattttaactAATCATATGATTTATTGTCAGCAAAAAACATATCATAGTCTGCTGTATATATAAGGATATGCTTCtgataatttataataattttaataataggTATCTCCGAAGTTGGTTGTTAAATTGGGATATGGACATTCCACCTAATAGTATAATTCAAACATTacgaatgaaacaaaataataataatttaagcTCTAATGAAACTTTCTCTCCCCGTCGGTCAACTTTGTGTTTCAATTAAAccggaaaacaaaaagagataactaaaaaccaaaattgaaccGAAAATCACAATTTGGCATTATCTGAAAATGTGAAGTGGGCCATGGAAACAAGGTCAGGGCCGTTAGcgatttaaagatatttttagcTGAGCCAGAGAGTTTGGTAACGACCCGACACTATGTTTTGTCGTTTTTGTGACACATAGCAACGGTAGAAGATTCCTATATTGGCTAACACATAAACACTGGCTCTCATAAATAACAACCCCCATACTTTTCCTACCAGTGAATTTAATTGAATAAACcgtttattactttatttattgATTGGTCCCATATCTGTATATATCTCCTTTCTGATTTCTGAAATTAATTTTACTACTATTCAACTTTTACTACTTCAGTTCATCTACTTTTTACAGCTCACAATTCCATTTTTTACTACTATAATCATATATCTTAGCATCTGAATTTTACTACTTCAGTTCATCTACTTTTTACAGCTCACaattccattttttaaaaaatgttaatactAAAGTTAAAGCATTTCTACTAGAAGAATCAAGGGTGAAGAAAAGAATTAGAGCTAAAAATAAGTAAGAGATGCTAAGATATATGATTAtaaactttcttaaaaaaaattatggttatAAAGTAGTAATACCGTCAGAAAAAGGTTCATGAGAGTTATTTTTGGGAAATTTGAGTTGAAACAAGAATTGAGAACAACATTCACGAATTGCAAAGAGAATGGAGAGTTACTGGTTTTGATCAAACTAGAGATATgagtaattatatatagttcaCCTTAAAATCcaacaaagaagcaaacaatTATGGCTTAAGCTGAGAATGTTCATGATAAGCTACTAGTTCTATGTTTCCTTCAAGACatcatatagtttttgaaattgtCCAACCAACTAATCAACCATATGTTGATCTAAGGTAAGCATACATGGCTTCTTACACCATTAGACAAAAGATAATCTGTTCTTAGTAACGGCTGCTAGTACTTCTTGATAGGGTTTTACATTGTTTACCTTATTGCTCAATGCTAGGATTATGAATCAGATAGCGAGCGTTGTGTAAGAGGGAAGTAGTCTCCTCGTTTGATGCATCAAGCAAACGCAATTCCTTGATCTCCTCCTGCCATTTCTCAACATGTTCCCTGTGTATCCTGTTTTCATATATGCAAATAGTATAAACACCCCCAATCATGGTACAAACAGCAGCAATTACTATAGAGTCTGTGTTTCAAAATCTCACATGATCAAGCGTTCTTCGAATTCGTTACTGAGTTCCTTAAACATTGTCTTCCCAGTCTCCAACAAGTTAGAAACCTACCAACAAGAAGCATCAATTGATGAACATATTGGTAACCACCATATCAAAGTTTCTTTCAAAACTTAAGTAAGTCATGGAAATAATCACAGCTTACAGTTTGTGTGAAGCTCTCAATCTTGTCAAGAATCTGAGCAATGTTAAGTTCCATCTCATCAGAAGCAACAAGTTTCGTCTCAGTTTCTTCATTCTCAATGGTATTATCAAGACTGATTCCATCATCTCTCGAATCACCTTTTCCTTCTTCAtcctatcaaaaaaatttcacaggacaaaatccaaaaaaataagatcCACCAccacaaatcatcatcatcatcatcacgaGATCAATGACAaattcagaagaaaagaaaaaaaaacatacagatGGCTTCATGCGTTTCCGAAATCCTCCATTCCCTGTGTCTTCTTCCATCTCAGTGTTCATCGTAACCTGCAATAATTCGAAATTATGCTCATGAAGTTTTACGAACGCAGAAACGTAACGATTATTAGATCACGAAAACAGATTTCGAATTAGGTTTTCAAATCGATGCGCGATTGAATCTGCTAAGTTAAATCACCGCGACAGATTTCGATTCCAAGTCTAAAAACCCATACGATTACAACTCCGAACAACCTAGCTTAAGATTCTACAATGAAACGGGAGAAACAGAGAACTTACGCGATGAAGATCGAAGAATTGTTCCGTACGAATTCTGagagacgatgaagaagttTCTAGAGAGAGTGAGTGTAgagaatgaggaagaagagccAATTTTGTTAGTACTCTCAGAACGTgagaatttatttatatagcGTTATTTTCTgataaatgatattttaattaagCAAATTCATGATAATCAATCACTAATTATACTTATACAATGCTAATGACGTAGAGTGACTCAAGAATCAAAGCAACctgaagaaagaagaactcaAATAGATTCACTATTTGATATAGAGCCGAGGAATCCGAACATATGCTCTGTTTACAAAAACAGTCAAACAACATATTCACCTAATCGTTTTGCATTAGCTCctaaaaacaaatgttaaaacTCCGGGACAAAAAGAATACACCGGAGACTGATGATAAGTTTACACCTTACACTAGGACTAGCTTAACTTAAAGAGTGAGCAACTTCAACTTCGAACTCTGTGTTCACTGCTTTCAAGACTTGTTATAATAACCCCGGGAAGCTGAACTGATACATAttcatctgatgatgatgatgaagatgacgacgatgatgacaATACATACTTTGCTTTTGATGACTTTGGTACATCGGATTGTGGTTCTTGTTTTACAGCAACAGGACATTGAGGGATGATGTTTCTCTTTCTTGGAGTAGGATTATCATTTTCGGCATCACTCTCGTCACTGATCACAATCGCATCTGCACACAAACAGAGTAGACTCGAATAAAACTTTCTTACAAGAGAGAATCACATTGTAGCGCTTTAACCAAACACACAAAGGCGCATACCTGCTGCAGTGTTATTATTCACATTATGACCATCAACGACAATAACCTCAGTCTTGAAAGTCACATTGTCATCATCCACCACAATCACCTCCTTCTTGAAAGTCACATTATGATCATCCACAACAAGAGCCTCCTCATTCTTGCCAGTCACATTATTATGATCATCATCCACCAAAGTAACCTCATCAGTGAAAGCCACATCATCGTTACATCCTAGACTGATTTGATTGTTAGCATCAAAGAGCGGTTTCAAAAGTGAACACTGTGATTCAGCCGCACCAGATATCTCTTTTAATCGACCATACTTGTCCACCATCTTCTTCAGCTCCTGTCCTTTCTCTATCGCAGTCAAAAGCTCCTGATTCTTAACCCTCATTTCATTGATGAGGGTCTCTTTCTCACTCTCCAttctcttcatctccttcttaaACTCCTCCGtctcacttctctctttctccaactcCTCGAGCAATCGCTGATTCTTCGCCTCGAGCTCCTTGATCGGGTTTTCAAGATGCAACTTCATCACCTCATTCATCTCATTGACATgcttaaatttttctttaagGATTTTGTAATCATTGAGCAGATTCTCATGATTCTCCTTGAGAATTTCATGTTTTGTCGCTAAAATCCCTTCTTGAGCAAACAAATTGCTTATTCCGGCAGTATCCACCGGCgagatcgtcttcttcttccccgaTTTTTCCAAACGAGCTGATGATTTCCCACTCATGACttttgagaaaccctaaaaaaaaaaaccaacacatAAAGCGTCAAGCTTTTTTTTGCTAGAGCTTCGTAATCTTtcctaaatttacaaaatttcttAAGATTCtgaagaaaccctaaaaccccAATTCCTTCTAAGCTCCaccgaaagagagagagagagagacaataaaaacaaaaagcagtCTCCGATCTCTTTCCAAAAGCTAAACCAAAAAAGTACAACAGaagacagaaaacaaaaaaaaataggaaagaaATTTCAAAGGAAGAAATAAATCTTACCCAGATTCGTCAGATGACCAGTAGGcagtagaaagagagaaagagttgaaTTGCAAAAATGAGAATACCTACTCAaggcgaaaaaaaaaagaaagaaaagccaAATCCCTAGAAGCAGAGAAAATGAAGCGGGAATGCGGAAGGACAGTGTACATATTTTAATTCATGATCAAATTAACAATACAGTGTATTTGTTTATTGTTAATCTTATTAACTTAATCCAAGTTTTTTGTTCCTTCCATGTCATCATTAAGCATTTAAGCTAACAAGATTAAGCTAGTTTAATGATGGCTTTGGTTtgaatttcaaataaaatacaaccttatttctgaaaaaatcataaattcattAACAGGGtatcttataattagattttatgATGCTAATTGATGTGACAAGGGgaacacagaagaaaaaaagaatagcaGCCTCTAGCGCAATAAGAGGGTCATAAATTCTGCTTTCCATATCTTTAGCACACATGGCCCTGCTTGTAAGTTGTATGTAACACGCATGCAAAAATCCCAAACGGTGAGACAAAACTGTATTGTaatttacaacaacaacaacaaacccgCGGAACCTAAACCTTACGATGTCTTAGACATCAtgtctactctctctctctctctcactcttttctTACAAGCAAAAGCTACAATGACCGGTTTACTTTGATTCCACTATCTGACTATCTTTGTATTCTCTCACCCTATAAAGCCGAGGCGATTTCATTCATCGATTCCATAATCTTCACCAAAGTATTTGTCCACAAGACTGTTCGCCATGACTCTCAGCTCTTCGTTTTCATGGAACTGGAACCTTTCCATTGCATCAATGNGTCTTCTCCTTCCACAAGCTTTGGACCTTCCCCATTTGGTATTCCTCTTAAAACCTAACCACCCAGAAATCAAAACTTACTAGTTATTACGATAGTATCTGGATCCAGAAATGACCACGGGACATCAACATACAGTGGAAGTAAACTCAGGTCTGATTGAGATTTTAAGACCATTTAGTTAGTTGCTTACCAGCTCAATGAACTGAAGACCA is from Camelina sativa cultivar DH55 chromosome 20, Cs, whole genome shotgun sequence and encodes:
- the LOC104768472 gene encoding uncharacterized protein LOC104768472, whose amino-acid sequence is MNTEMEEDTGNGGFRKRMKPSDEEGKGDSRDDGISLDNTIENEETETKLVASDEMELNIAQILDKIESFTQTVSNLLETGKTMFKELSNEFEERLIMIHREHVEKWQEEIKELRLLDASNEETTSLLHNARYLIHNPSIEQ
- the LOC104768473 gene encoding uncharacterized protein LOC104768473, which codes for MSGKSSARLEKSGKKKTISPVDTAGISNLFAQEGILATKHEILKENHENLLNDYKILKEKFKHVNEMNEVMKLHLENPIKELEAKNQRLLEELEKERSETEEFKKEMKRMESEKETLINEMRVKNQELLTAIEKGQELKKMVDKYGRLKEISGAAESQCSLLKPLFDANNQISLGCNDDVAFTDEVTLVDDDHNNVTGKNEEALVVDDHNVTFKKEVIVVDDDNVTFKTEVIVVDGHNVNNNTAADAIVISDESDAENDNPTPRKRNIIPQCPVAVKQEPQSDVPKSSKAKYVLSSSSSSSSSSSDEYVSVQLPGVIITSLESSEHRVRS